A region from the Vicinamibacterales bacterium genome encodes:
- the kdpA gene encoding potassium-transporting ATPase subunit KdpA: MTANGWLQIALFIGVIAVLTRPCGRYMALVFAGRRTWLDRALRPIERRIYRVCGIDWYHEMPWTEYAAALLTFSCISMLALYALQRFQGWLPFNPEGLPAVSTYSSFNTAASFVTNTNWQAYAGETTMSYLTQMAGLAYQNFVSAAAGMSVAIALVRGIARRESGTLGNFWVDTTRGLLWILLPLCSVIALLFVSQGAVQNLKRYDVVHLVDGSGTQTIAQGPVASQEAIKQLGTNGGGFFNANSAHPFENPTPLTNFVSMVMIFLIPAGLTWTLGEMTGSRRHGWAVWAAMASLFLVGAAAAYWAEARGNPLLGLSGGNMEGKDVRFGIANSALFATVTTAASGGAVNAMHDSFTPLGGLVPLTNILLGEVVFGGVGAGLYGILVFIILTVFIAGLMVGRTPEYLGKKIEAYDVKMAMLAILIVPLTILTLTGIAVLSSDFGTSSVLNQGPHGLSEILYAYTSGAGNNGSAFAGLSANTHWYNATIGAAMLLGRFMAIIPMLALAGNLAAKKTAPVSLGTFPVTTPLFSALLVAVIVIVGALTFFPALSLGPIVEELLMHRGKVF, encoded by the coding sequence ATGACTGCAAACGGCTGGCTGCAGATTGCGCTCTTCATCGGCGTCATCGCCGTCCTCACCAGGCCGTGCGGCCGGTACATGGCCCTCGTCTTCGCTGGCCGCCGAACCTGGCTGGATCGCGCGCTGCGTCCGATCGAGCGCCGCATCTATCGGGTGTGCGGGATCGACTGGTATCACGAGATGCCGTGGACCGAGTATGCGGCCGCCTTGCTCACGTTCAGTTGTATCTCGATGCTGGCGCTGTATGCGCTGCAACGGTTCCAGGGCTGGCTGCCGTTCAACCCGGAGGGGTTGCCGGCGGTGTCGACGTACTCGTCCTTCAATACGGCGGCGTCGTTCGTCACCAACACGAACTGGCAGGCGTATGCCGGCGAGACGACGATGAGCTACCTGACCCAGATGGCGGGGCTCGCGTACCAGAACTTCGTGTCGGCCGCGGCAGGCATGTCGGTGGCGATCGCCCTGGTCCGCGGCATCGCCAGGCGCGAGAGCGGCACGCTCGGCAACTTCTGGGTCGACACGACGCGCGGGTTGCTGTGGATCCTGCTGCCGCTCTGCAGCGTCATCGCCCTGCTGTTCGTCTCGCAGGGCGCGGTCCAGAACCTGAAGCGCTATGACGTCGTGCACCTGGTCGATGGCAGCGGCACGCAGACGATCGCCCAGGGCCCCGTCGCGTCTCAGGAGGCCATCAAGCAGCTCGGGACCAACGGCGGCGGCTTCTTCAACGCGAACAGCGCCCACCCGTTCGAGAATCCGACGCCGCTGACCAACTTCGTCTCCATGGTCATGATCTTCCTGATTCCGGCCGGGTTGACCTGGACTCTCGGGGAGATGACGGGGTCGCGCCGGCATGGGTGGGCCGTCTGGGCGGCGATGGCGTCATTGTTCCTGGTGGGCGCGGCCGCCGCGTACTGGGCTGAAGCGCGGGGCAACCCTCTTCTCGGGCTGTCCGGCGGCAACATGGAAGGCAAGGACGTGCGGTTCGGCATCGCCAATTCGGCGCTGTTCGCGACCGTGACGACGGCGGCCAGCGGCGGCGCGGTGAACGCGATGCACGATTCGTTCACCCCGCTGGGCGGCCTCGTCCCGCTCACCAACATTCTGCTCGGTGAAGTCGTCTTCGGCGGCGTCGGGGCGGGCCTCTACGGGATTCTCGTCTTCATCATCCTGACGGTGTTCATCGCCGGACTGATGGTTGGCCGCACCCCGGAGTACCTGGGCAAGAAGATCGAAGCCTACGACGTCAAGATGGCGATGCTCGCGATCCTGATCGTCCCGTTGACGATTCTGACGCTGACCGGCATCGCGGTCCTGTCGTCTGACTTCGGGACCTCGAGCGTGCTCAATCAGGGGCCGCACGGACTGAGCGAAATCCTGTACGCCTACACGTCGGGAGCCGGGAACAACGGCTCCGCATTCGCCGGTCTGTCGGCCAACACGCACTGGTACAACGCGACGATCGGCGCCGCGATGCTGCTCGGCCGCTTCATGGCGATCATCCCGATGCTCGCGCTGGCCGGCAATCTGGCCGCCAAGAAGACTGCGCCGGTCTCGCTCGGAACGTTCCCCGTCACCACGCCGCTCTTTTCCGCCCTGCTGGTCGCCGTGATCGTCATCGTCGGCGCACTGACGTTCTTCCCGGCGCTGAGCCTCGGCCCGATCGTGGAGGAGCTGCTGATGCACCGAGGAAAGGTCTTCTGA
- the kdpF gene encoding K(+)-transporting ATPase subunit F has product MTGELFIGLLIAVGLLIYLLAALLYPERF; this is encoded by the coding sequence ATGACCGGCGAGCTCTTCATCGGACTGCTGATCGCCGTCGGGTTGCTGATCTATCTGCTCGCGGCGCTGCTGTATCCCGAACGTTTCTGA
- a CDS encoding universal stress protein codes for MAEDRPTPEQLLARMQHAERARLRIYIGAAPGVGKTYALLRDAHRERRQGVDVVIGLVETYGRAETEAQLRDLEVVPRRAVPYRGVVLEEMDLDAILARRPELCVVDELAHSNAAGGRHEKRYQDVIELLDHGIGVLTAVNIQHLETLNDAVGRVTGIRVRETVPDTFLARADEVVNVDITVEELRSRLRQGKVYKPEQVEQALTHFFTEGNLSTLRELALRAVADEVGAKAASYRQREGLEPGLIPERVMVCTSSAAQAPRVLRTGARIAGRLGARWYAVYVETPREAPGHIEPADREALARNLALAESLGATVVRVKADRPADGLIAFAKREGITHVIFGQSARSRLEILWKGSTLNRFLEEVRDAAVQVVPFDA; via the coding sequence GTGGCCGAGGATCGCCCCACTCCTGAGCAACTGCTCGCGCGCATGCAGCACGCGGAACGGGCGCGGCTGCGGATCTACATCGGGGCGGCGCCTGGTGTCGGCAAGACGTACGCGCTCCTGCGCGATGCGCACCGGGAGCGGCGGCAGGGGGTCGACGTCGTGATCGGGCTGGTGGAGACGTACGGGCGCGCTGAAACAGAGGCGCAGCTCCGCGATCTGGAGGTCGTTCCCAGGCGCGCGGTCCCCTACCGCGGCGTCGTCCTGGAGGAAATGGATCTCGACGCCATTCTCGCCCGCCGCCCCGAGCTGTGCGTCGTCGACGAGCTCGCGCACAGCAACGCCGCCGGCGGCCGGCACGAGAAGCGCTACCAGGACGTGATCGAGCTGCTCGATCACGGCATCGGCGTGCTCACCGCGGTCAACATTCAGCATCTCGAAACGCTGAACGACGCCGTCGGGCGCGTCACCGGCATCCGGGTCCGCGAAACCGTGCCCGACACGTTTCTCGCGCGAGCCGACGAAGTCGTCAACGTGGATATCACGGTCGAGGAGTTGCGCAGCCGGCTGCGCCAAGGCAAGGTCTACAAGCCTGAGCAGGTCGAGCAGGCGCTCACCCACTTCTTCACCGAAGGGAATCTCTCGACCCTGCGCGAGCTTGCCTTGCGTGCGGTGGCCGATGAAGTGGGTGCGAAAGCGGCCTCCTACCGGCAGCGCGAAGGCCTGGAGCCCGGGTTGATCCCCGAACGGGTGATGGTCTGCACCAGTTCCGCGGCGCAGGCGCCCCGCGTGCTGCGGACCGGCGCCCGCATCGCCGGCAGACTGGGTGCACGGTGGTACGCCGTCTATGTCGAGACACCCCGGGAGGCGCCGGGCCACATCGAGCCGGCGGATCGTGAAGCGCTGGCACGAAACCTGGCGCTGGCCGAGAGTCTCGGCGCGACCGTCGTCCGGGTCAAGGCGGATCGGCCGGCTGACGGCTTGATTGCGTTCGCCAAGCGCGAGGGGATCACGCACGTCATCTTCGGCCAGTCGGCGCGCTCGCGCCTCGAGATCCTCTGGAAAGGGTCGACCCTGAACCGGTTTCTCGAAGAGGTGCGCGACGCCGCGGTCCAGGTCGTGCCGTTCGACGCATAG
- a CDS encoding Ig-like domain-containing protein → MKSRSRPQVYGSARKVIMALAMVALVPVLTQTATDVRTGLGGNEPTSAAVNPLSPNIIAVARGLSVAISTDFGVTFPTTVTATTNVPVYGTIASWSGCGDASVTFDSQGRLFFSYLLCGNDNAVPANRVDISAFVQQINATTGATVGNPIEVSGGALNFDDKEWIVADSNPSSPFRDNLYVIWTRLDGPSQVMFTRSTNGGATWSAPAAIDGGEGFVWPSHIAVAPNGDVYATYHSDTCGSATAPMFVLRDTTGGAQFQAAAGFQKTSFTAAVTCNVQSAAATAIPNTTFWMQGANQGFVIPDPVRTGQVYVVANHDPNDDFTSGDGGDIILARSSDDGLSWTVSTISHGPVGTLQAYPTGAIDQLGNLVVTWWDTRRGLTNAAGTLMLDQYATVSRDGGETFTFDFRVSDAAMDPDLNAPCRFGTLPTCGGADAGPNTLRIGEYNGTAAADGIGYAIWTGNNGTNPPSGGQTTYFDAFSILGAFADPMEPNDAWDPGVASVLGSFGSYNNQNLTIHSDTDEDFFKVVAHSTGKLAFRITYNGRLSDLDIQVRDKFNNAVATSSTGLDSNNLETLTIPAVAGEAYFLRVFAEPGQAPPINVYDLDILNTPAPTPFGLSLAAADDTGGNGLDNITNDPMPTITLAVDLNPLAPLAFSPDNGTASLADDPPGYKVEIYRNGTAVGRATPVAGQPGIFTFTFTTPLTEGLNFITARVVVVDNSDAIGGGTVHAVGQGGESFALLVTLDTTAPGPGALGPLDLLASSDSGGIDDDDITTFSTPSFSIGVNAPGLVRVYAQKLPAGANVQVAQFVVVSPNVWQFTVPSLSDGVYNLTATLEDGAGNVGPPTAPLKVTIAQFSLTLPGETTNAAAGPVVMDLAARTIQGFASVSATGVIGISGIPVVNVNGNGQTLTVNLTAGSDTLGYTPSGPAAGSFTLEGSGQTVNFSNAGVFTVNPLTGDDTVTTIGSAADDSVAVTVTTMLSVQVGLSRALNMPAADIEKVGIATLQGNDTIGVNIFDTVDARLFVDGGEPTTVNKGNDTLNLFDMSVGRKGVYSNISGGSTAGAGAVALSFKATGKSTRVDYVAIEKQTRR, encoded by the coding sequence ATGAAGAGTCGATCGCGTCCCCAAGTGTACGGGTCTGCGCGAAAGGTGATCATGGCGCTGGCGATGGTCGCCCTGGTGCCCGTACTCACGCAGACGGCCACGGACGTCCGCACGGGCCTTGGCGGCAACGAACCCACGTCGGCGGCCGTCAACCCGCTCAGTCCGAATATCATCGCGGTGGCGCGGGGCCTGTCGGTCGCAATTTCCACCGACTTCGGCGTGACGTTTCCGACCACGGTGACTGCGACCACCAACGTGCCGGTCTACGGCACGATCGCGTCGTGGAGCGGCTGCGGCGACGCGTCGGTCACGTTCGATTCGCAGGGCCGGCTGTTCTTCAGCTACCTGCTCTGCGGCAACGACAACGCCGTGCCGGCGAATCGCGTCGACATCTCCGCATTCGTTCAACAAATCAACGCGACCACCGGTGCCACCGTCGGGAATCCGATCGAGGTGAGCGGCGGCGCGCTGAACTTCGACGACAAGGAATGGATCGTCGCCGACAGCAACCCGTCCAGCCCGTTCCGCGACAATTTGTACGTGATCTGGACGAGGCTCGACGGCCCGTCTCAGGTGATGTTCACGCGCTCGACCAACGGCGGCGCGACGTGGTCGGCCCCTGCGGCGATCGACGGCGGCGAAGGCTTCGTCTGGCCATCGCACATCGCCGTTGCGCCGAACGGCGACGTCTACGCCACGTATCACAGCGACACGTGCGGTTCGGCGACGGCGCCCATGTTCGTGCTGCGCGACACCACGGGCGGGGCCCAGTTCCAGGCCGCCGCGGGATTTCAGAAGACCTCCTTCACCGCGGCGGTCACGTGTAACGTGCAGTCGGCGGCTGCCACCGCCATCCCGAATACCACCTTCTGGATGCAGGGCGCCAATCAGGGATTCGTGATTCCCGATCCGGTCCGCACCGGGCAGGTGTACGTCGTGGCGAATCACGACCCGAACGACGACTTCACCTCGGGTGACGGCGGCGACATCATCCTGGCGCGCTCATCGGACGACGGCTTGAGCTGGACCGTCAGCACGATCAGCCATGGCCCCGTCGGCACGCTGCAGGCGTACCCGACCGGGGCGATCGACCAGCTCGGCAACCTCGTCGTGACCTGGTGGGACACGCGCCGTGGACTGACCAATGCCGCCGGCACGCTGATGCTCGACCAGTACGCGACGGTGAGCCGGGACGGCGGCGAGACGTTCACCTTCGACTTCAGAGTCAGCGACGCCGCGATGGATCCGGACCTGAACGCCCCCTGCCGCTTCGGCACGCTGCCGACCTGCGGCGGAGCGGACGCCGGGCCCAATACGCTGCGCATCGGCGAGTACAACGGCACGGCCGCGGCCGACGGCATCGGCTACGCGATCTGGACCGGCAACAACGGCACCAACCCGCCGAGCGGCGGCCAGACCACATACTTCGACGCGTTCTCGATCCTCGGCGCCTTCGCCGACCCGATGGAGCCCAATGATGCGTGGGATCCAGGGGTCGCATCCGTCCTTGGCTCGTTCGGCAGCTACAACAATCAGAACTTGACCATCCACTCGGACACCGACGAAGACTTCTTCAAGGTGGTCGCCCACTCCACGGGGAAGCTGGCCTTCCGCATCACCTACAACGGCCGCCTGTCGGATCTGGATATCCAGGTGCGTGACAAGTTCAACAACGCCGTCGCCACGTCGTCGACAGGCCTCGACAGCAACAACCTCGAGACGCTCACGATTCCCGCGGTGGCCGGAGAGGCGTACTTCCTCCGCGTGTTCGCTGAACCCGGGCAGGCACCGCCGATCAACGTCTACGATCTCGACATCCTCAACACGCCCGCCCCGACGCCCTTCGGGCTGTCGCTCGCCGCCGCGGACGATACCGGCGGCAACGGGCTCGATAACATCACCAACGATCCGATGCCGACGATCACGCTCGCGGTCGATCTCAACCCGCTCGCGCCGCTGGCGTTCTCGCCTGACAACGGCACCGCGTCACTGGCAGACGACCCGCCGGGCTACAAGGTGGAGATCTATCGCAACGGCACGGCGGTCGGGCGCGCGACGCCAGTCGCTGGACAGCCCGGCATCTTCACGTTCACCTTCACGACGCCGCTGACGGAAGGACTCAACTTCATCACCGCGCGGGTCGTGGTCGTCGACAACTCCGATGCGATCGGCGGTGGAACCGTGCACGCCGTCGGTCAGGGCGGCGAATCGTTCGCGTTGCTCGTCACTCTCGACACCACGGCGCCCGGGCCCGGCGCGCTGGGTCCGCTCGACCTGCTGGCGTCGAGCGACAGCGGCGGCATCGACGATGACGACATCACGACGTTCAGCACGCCTTCGTTCAGCATCGGCGTCAACGCGCCGGGCCTGGTGAGGGTGTACGCACAGAAGCTGCCGGCGGGGGCAAACGTGCAGGTCGCACAATTCGTGGTCGTCAGCCCCAACGTCTGGCAGTTCACGGTGCCCTCGCTGAGCGACGGCGTGTACAACCTCACTGCCACGCTGGAAGACGGCGCCGGCAACGTGGGCCCGCCCACCGCGCCGCTCAAAGTGACGATCGCGCAGTTCTCGCTGACGCTCCCTGGCGAGACGACGAACGCGGCGGCCGGCCCAGTGGTCATGGATCTCGCCGCGCGGACGATACAGGGCTTCGCCAGCGTCTCAGCGACCGGCGTGATCGGCATTTCCGGCATTCCGGTCGTGAACGTGAACGGCAACGGGCAGACCCTCACCGTGAATCTGACGGCCGGCAGCGACACGCTGGGCTATACCCCGTCGGGACCGGCCGCCGGCAGCTTCACCCTCGAGGGCTCGGGACAGACGGTCAACTTCAGCAACGCCGGTGTGTTCACCGTCAATCCGCTCACCGGTGACGATACCGTGACGACGATTGGCAGCGCCGCCGACGACAGCGTCGCGGTGACCGTCACGACGATGCTGTCCGTGCAGGTGGGTCTGAGCAGGGCCCTGAACATGCCGGCAGCCGACATCGAGAAGGTCGGCATCGCCACGCTGCAGGGCAACGACACGATCGGAGTCAACATCTTCGATACGGTCGACGCCCGTCTGTTCGTCGATGGCGGTGAACCCACGACCGTGAACAAGGGGAACGATACGCTGAACCTGTTCGACATGTCGGTCGGCCGGAAAGGCGTGTATTCCAACATCTCCGGCGGATCGACCGCGGGCGCGGGAGCCGTCGCGCTGTCGTTCAAGGCGACGGGCAAGTCGACGCGCGTCGACTACGTCGCGATCGAAAAGCAGACGCGGCGATAG
- a CDS encoding Na+/H+ antiporter NhaA, whose amino-acid sequence MPHPRSRLAHFLFDNSLLLVAGTVAALIWANVDQASYARVAHPLHFWVNDVGMVFFFALAAKEVFEATLPGGSLASPRHALSPLAAAAGGMAAPALIYSALVAAMGPPELARGWAIPCATDIAFSAMVARAIFPARHPAIPFLLLLAIADDALGLIILAVFYPSAPLSLTWVVTLMTAAVVVAVWLRRRRTPSFWPYVAAAGSLSWAALYLGGLHPALALVPVVPFMPHCARDLGIFDSREDSRTDTLNRFEHWWAKPVQVILMLFGFANAGVAFESIGPGTYYVLAGLLVGKPAGVLVMTGAVRLAGARLPKGLHTADLLVVGIVASMGFTVSLFFATAAFPGGTALAETKMGAVLSFAAAPLALLLSRIVRRSPRGRAVHEHAREV is encoded by the coding sequence ATGCCACACCCACGTTCGCGTCTCGCGCACTTTCTCTTCGACAACTCACTCCTCCTCGTCGCGGGTACCGTAGCCGCGTTGATCTGGGCCAACGTGGACCAGGCGAGCTACGCCCGTGTCGCGCATCCACTGCATTTCTGGGTGAACGACGTGGGCATGGTGTTCTTCTTCGCGCTGGCGGCGAAGGAGGTCTTCGAGGCGACGCTCCCGGGGGGCTCCCTGGCCTCGCCGCGGCACGCCCTGTCGCCGCTGGCGGCTGCCGCGGGCGGAATGGCCGCGCCCGCGCTGATCTACAGCGCGCTCGTGGCGGCGATGGGACCTCCAGAACTGGCGCGCGGGTGGGCGATTCCTTGTGCCACGGACATCGCGTTCTCGGCCATGGTGGCGCGGGCGATCTTTCCGGCCAGGCATCCGGCGATCCCGTTCCTCCTGCTGCTGGCGATCGCGGACGATGCCCTCGGGCTGATCATTCTGGCCGTGTTCTATCCGTCCGCACCGTTGTCGCTCACCTGGGTCGTGACGCTGATGACGGCCGCGGTGGTCGTCGCCGTGTGGCTGCGCCGCCGCCGGACACCGAGCTTCTGGCCGTACGTCGCCGCCGCAGGGTCGCTGTCGTGGGCCGCACTGTACCTCGGAGGCCTGCATCCTGCACTGGCCCTCGTGCCCGTCGTCCCGTTCATGCCGCACTGCGCGCGGGATCTCGGGATCTTCGACTCCCGCGAAGACAGCCGGACGGACACGCTGAACAGGTTCGAGCACTGGTGGGCGAAGCCGGTGCAGGTGATTCTGATGCTCTTCGGGTTTGCCAACGCCGGCGTCGCGTTCGAATCGATCGGGCCGGGCACGTATTACGTGCTGGCAGGCCTCCTCGTCGGTAAGCCGGCGGGCGTGCTCGTGATGACGGGCGCGGTGCGGCTCGCAGGTGCGCGCTTGCCAAAGGGACTTCACACCGCCGATCTCCTGGTGGTGGGCATCGTCGCCTCGATGGGATTCACCGTCTCGCTGTTCTTTGCCACCGCCGCGTTTCCCGGAGGCACTGCGCTGGCGGAGACGAAGATGGGGGCGGTGCTCAGCTTTGCCGCGGCGCCGCTGGCCCTCCTGCTGTCCCGGATCGTCCGGCGCTCACCCCGTGGTCGTGCCGTCCACGAGCATGCGCGCGAGGTCTGA